A single genomic interval of Hyphomicrobium methylovorum harbors:
- a CDS encoding invasion associated locus B family protein: MGNAVLRTGGKALASALAIAMMCGSAVYAQDAEQEVQITPKKVQSAPAAKAAPAAKAAPAAGKAAAPAMAGKTATTANGHQSAWVKLCEAAPIVKRDKDGKEEKSEKRLCLTHHERLDGNTGMVLVSAAIRDVEGQAKKSLMIMVPLGMAIPPGIRAAVYTKDQWEKAAKNEKIDENALKPIELKYALCHPAGCTAETEATADILDQMSKGGGIMVLAMNAAAQPVGFPVPLDGYNEAAAGPPVDNKKYAEARSALMKQIHDRQQKMAEQWKADELKKLPLDAPGAPPTTTGSTAKKPAAKAPAPKKAAE; encoded by the coding sequence ATGGGAAACGCAGTATTGCGCACGGGTGGTAAAGCGCTCGCTTCGGCTTTGGCGATTGCGATGATGTGCGGTTCGGCAGTGTACGCACAGGACGCTGAGCAAGAAGTTCAGATCACGCCGAAGAAGGTTCAGTCGGCTCCGGCCGCGAAGGCAGCGCCAGCCGCAAAGGCGGCGCCTGCAGCCGGTAAGGCAGCAGCTCCGGCGATGGCCGGCAAGACCGCGACGACTGCAAACGGACACCAGAGCGCCTGGGTCAAGCTTTGCGAGGCCGCGCCGATCGTCAAGAGAGACAAGGACGGCAAGGAAGAGAAGAGCGAGAAGCGTCTCTGCCTTACGCATCACGAACGCCTCGACGGCAACACCGGCATGGTTCTCGTGTCCGCTGCCATTCGCGACGTTGAAGGTCAGGCGAAGAAATCGCTGATGATCATGGTTCCGCTCGGCATGGCGATCCCGCCGGGCATCCGCGCCGCTGTGTACACCAAGGACCAGTGGGAAAAGGCTGCCAAGAACGAGAAGATCGACGAAAACGCACTGAAGCCGATCGAACTCAAGTACGCGCTCTGCCACCCGGCAGGCTGCACGGCTGAGACCGAGGCGACGGCTGACATTCTCGATCAAATGTCGAAGGGCGGCGGCATCATGGTTCTCGCCATGAACGCAGCAGCACAGCCTGTCGGCTTCCCGGTTCCGCTTGACGGCTACAATGAAGCCGCTGCTGGTCCTCCGGTCGACAACAAGAAGTACGCTGAAGCACGCAGCGCTCTGATGAAGCAGATCCACGACCGTCAGCAGAAGATGGCTGAGCAGTGGAAGGCTGATGAGCTGAAGAAGCTGCCGCTCGACGCGCCGGGCGCGCCGCCGACCACCACGGGTTCGACGGCAAAGAAGCCAGCCGCGAAGGCTCCGGCACCGAAGAAGGCAGCGGAGTAA
- a CDS encoding extracellular solute-binding protein, with translation MSLGKISRAIFLAAILSAVSTAALAEPRHAIALHGEPLFGEDFRAFPYVNPDAPKGGRLTLGVLGSFENLNPLIVQGVAAAGVREFSVESLMARSLEEPFTLYGLLAKTIDVASDHKSVTFEIDPRARFSDNTPVTPADVITSFELLKAKGRPNHRTYFEKVTKAEVIDNGKVRFTFEDANDRELPLILGLMPVFAAHATSPEKFEASSMTPLVGSGPYTISRVDAGRSLTYTRNPDYWGRDLPVSRGRFNFDEVKFDYFRDASVMMEAFKSGALDLRLEEDPGRWADAYGIPAVRDGRIIKAEFPIGLPAGMTALVFNTRRPVFADPRVRRALMTLFDFEWTNRTLYNGLFKRTESYFERSELASTGRPADDYEKKILAPYPDAVRPEFLDGTYRFPVTDGSGQNRANQKVAFALLREAGMVMKNGRLVDGKTQQPLSFEILANSNAQEALLLSYARSLEPLGIRARVRVVDSAQYQQRLASYDYDMIQNSWPSSLSPGNEQLFRWSAKTADTKGSFNFAGVKNPAADAMIAAMLAAETQGDFVSSVRALDRVLLSGDYVVPLFFMPRQWVAYWARLGHPEKTPLFGYSVDTWWFEKK, from the coding sequence ATGTCACTTGGGAAGATTTCTCGCGCTATTTTTCTGGCTGCGATCCTGTCTGCCGTCTCGACGGCGGCCTTGGCTGAGCCACGCCACGCAATCGCGCTTCATGGCGAGCCGCTCTTCGGCGAAGACTTTAGAGCGTTTCCATATGTGAACCCCGATGCGCCGAAAGGAGGGCGTCTGACGCTTGGCGTTCTCGGTTCGTTTGAAAATCTCAACCCGCTCATCGTCCAGGGCGTCGCGGCGGCGGGCGTTCGCGAATTCAGTGTCGAAAGTCTGATGGCGCGCAGCCTCGAAGAGCCTTTCACACTCTACGGACTGTTGGCGAAGACGATCGACGTCGCGAGCGATCATAAATCTGTGACGTTCGAGATCGATCCCCGAGCGCGGTTTTCCGACAATACGCCCGTGACGCCCGCGGACGTGATCACCTCGTTTGAATTGTTGAAGGCCAAAGGGCGGCCAAATCACCGAACGTATTTCGAAAAGGTGACGAAGGCCGAGGTGATCGACAACGGCAAGGTGCGCTTCACTTTTGAAGACGCGAACGATCGCGAGTTGCCGCTCATCCTCGGTCTGATGCCTGTGTTCGCAGCGCACGCAACCAGCCCCGAAAAATTCGAAGCGTCGTCGATGACGCCGCTCGTTGGCTCCGGTCCTTATACGATCTCGCGTGTCGATGCGGGGCGTTCGCTCACCTATACGCGCAATCCGGACTATTGGGGACGCGATCTGCCTGTAAGCCGCGGGCGCTTCAACTTCGACGAGGTGAAGTTCGATTATTTCCGCGACGCGTCCGTGATGATGGAAGCGTTCAAGTCTGGCGCACTCGATCTTCGTTTGGAAGAAGATCCGGGACGCTGGGCGGATGCCTACGGCATTCCAGCGGTTCGCGACGGACGGATCATCAAAGCGGAATTTCCCATAGGGCTGCCAGCGGGGATGACGGCTCTCGTCTTCAATACGCGGCGGCCTGTGTTTGCGGATCCGCGCGTGCGGCGCGCGCTGATGACGCTGTTCGATTTCGAGTGGACGAACCGCACGCTTTACAACGGTCTCTTCAAACGCACCGAAAGTTACTTCGAACGTTCCGAGCTCGCCTCGACCGGGCGACCTGCTGACGACTACGAGAAGAAAATTCTCGCTCCGTATCCGGATGCCGTCCGTCCCGAATTTCTCGACGGCACTTATCGCTTTCCTGTCACTGACGGCAGCGGACAGAACCGCGCGAACCAGAAAGTTGCATTTGCCCTTCTTCGCGAAGCAGGAATGGTGATGAAGAATGGCCGCCTCGTCGATGGTAAAACGCAGCAGCCGCTGTCGTTCGAAATTCTCGCCAACAGCAACGCGCAGGAAGCTTTACTCCTGAGCTACGCGCGCAGTCTCGAACCGCTCGGCATTCGCGCGCGTGTCAGGGTCGTCGATAGCGCGCAATATCAGCAAAGGCTGGCGAGCTACGATTACGACATGATCCAGAACAGTTGGCCGTCGTCACTATCGCCGGGGAACGAGCAGTTGTTCCGCTGGTCAGCGAAGACGGCAGACACAAAGGGATCGTTTAATTTCGCGGGCGTCAAAAACCCGGCGGCGGATGCAATGATCGCTGCGATGCTTGCGGCGGAGACACAAGGCGATTTCGTATCTTCGGTGCGTGCGCTCGACCGCGTGCTGCTCTCGGGCGATTACGTCGTTCCGTTGTTCTTCATGCCGCGCCAATGGGTGGCCTACTGGGCGCGGCTCGGTCATCCAGAAAAGACGCCGCTGTTCGGCTACTCGGTCGATACATGGTGGTTCGAGAAGAAATAA
- a CDS encoding class I adenylate-forming enzyme family protein: protein MDVMTDPSASFNMADYTIGRQARANAYKIALLVCDAHHPGVPLETWTFGEIEIAVRRIASGLAARGLKRGDRVAIRLGNSSQSALMFFGAIAGGFVAMPLSDQLTLSEFAVLVEDSGAAMIASADTLPREAAFESALQITPDDVARMVADETSAPYAATQADDPAFLVYTSGTTARAKGVLHAHRSARGRQPMYQGWYGIRSDDRMLHAGAFNWTFTLGVGLTDPWANGATAIVCTGDKAPELWPRVISETGATLFAAVPGVYRQMMKYAQPDRSALGRLRHGLMAGETPPPGLIESWTAMTGLPLYEALGMSEISTYISTAPSVPYRPGTVGKGQAGRRIAILDVANGNVLGANQEGLIAVHRSDPGLMLGYWQRPDEEAEVYFGEWFAGGDLGSIDADGYVTHLGRANELMNAGGFRVSPLDVEAVLGQCPGVAEVACREVHIRSDVSIIAAFVVRSSEALDASTVTAFASKHLAGYKVPREVVFVSSLPRTANGKVQRKALSLDLARTIA, encoded by the coding sequence ATGGACGTCATGACGGATCCAAGCGCATCGTTCAACATGGCCGACTATACGATCGGCCGCCAAGCGCGAGCGAACGCATATAAAATCGCGCTGCTTGTATGCGATGCGCATCATCCGGGTGTGCCGCTCGAGACTTGGACATTCGGCGAGATTGAAATCGCCGTTCGCCGGATCGCGTCGGGGCTTGCAGCGCGCGGATTGAAACGCGGCGATCGCGTTGCCATTCGTCTCGGCAATTCGAGCCAATCGGCGCTGATGTTTTTTGGCGCGATTGCAGGCGGCTTCGTGGCGATGCCGCTTTCGGACCAACTTACACTAAGCGAATTCGCCGTCCTCGTTGAAGATAGCGGTGCAGCCATGATCGCATCGGCGGATACGTTACCGCGCGAGGCTGCATTCGAAAGCGCTCTGCAGATCACGCCAGACGATGTCGCAAGAATGGTCGCCGATGAAACGTCGGCTCCCTATGCAGCAACGCAGGCGGACGATCCGGCCTTCCTCGTTTACACGTCCGGCACGACGGCGCGTGCAAAGGGCGTTCTCCATGCGCATCGCTCCGCGCGCGGACGCCAGCCCATGTATCAGGGATGGTACGGCATTCGCAGCGACGACCGCATGCTTCACGCGGGGGCATTCAACTGGACATTCACGCTGGGCGTTGGCCTGACAGACCCGTGGGCGAACGGTGCAACCGCGATCGTCTGCACCGGTGACAAAGCGCCGGAACTTTGGCCGCGCGTTATTTCAGAGACCGGCGCTACGCTGTTTGCGGCTGTTCCCGGCGTCTATCGCCAGATGATGAAATATGCGCAGCCCGACCGGAGCGCACTCGGCCGACTGCGTCACGGATTGATGGCGGGCGAGACACCGCCGCCGGGGCTGATCGAAAGCTGGACAGCGATGACCGGCTTGCCGCTCTACGAAGCGCTCGGCATGAGCGAAATCTCGACCTACATTTCGACGGCGCCAAGCGTTCCCTATCGTCCCGGAACCGTCGGTAAAGGTCAGGCCGGGCGGCGCATTGCAATCCTCGATGTCGCGAATGGAAACGTGCTCGGCGCAAATCAGGAAGGCCTGATCGCGGTGCATCGCTCCGATCCGGGACTCATGCTCGGCTATTGGCAGCGACCGGATGAAGAAGCCGAAGTCTATTTCGGTGAATGGTTCGCGGGCGGCGATCTCGGATCGATCGATGCCGACGGATACGTGACGCACCTTGGCCGCGCGAACGAACTGATGAATGCAGGCGGCTTTCGGGTCTCGCCGCTCGATGTGGAAGCCGTGCTCGGGCAGTGCCCCGGCGTTGCGGAAGTGGCATGCCGCGAAGTTCACATCCGCAGCGACGTCTCGATTATCGCAGCGTTCGTCGTGCGCTCCAGCGAAGCTCTCGACGCCTCGACGGTGACGGCGTTCGCCAGCAAACATCTCGCTGGATACAAGGTGCCGCGCGAAGTGGTGTTCGTGTCGAGCCTGCCGCGCACCGCTAACGGGAAAGTTCAGCGCAAGGCGTTGTCACTCGATCTTGCGCGCACCATCGCCTGA